The following DNA comes from Methanobrevibacter ruminantium.
TGACTTTTTTTATGGTGAAGTATAAAATTATTATGTAAATAAAATTATATAAATATTTTTAAAAAATAAGCAACTAATAGCTTTTAAATTAAAAATAAATCATAGATAACTATTTATAATCAAAATAAATGTTAATATATAAAATTATTTATTAAAAGAGATAACAATACAAAACTTTATTAATTTCTAAATTAAAAAAACATTTAACTAATGAAAAAGTGGATAAATCATGAACTACTGTTTCAACTGCGGTGCCAAACTAATAGAAAAAGATCAAAAGTTCTGCATAAAGTGCGGGACCAAATTAGTTGAGC
Coding sequences within:
- a CDS encoding zinc ribbon domain-containing protein, producing MNYCFNCGAKLIEKDQKFCIKCGTKLVE